The Desulfomonilia bacterium region AACGAGACCGAGGCATCGGTCATGTCAGGCATCAAGGTCTCCACATTCGAAGATGCGGAAAAAGCCGCCGGGATGATTAAAAGAAAAGGCATCAAAACAGTAATAATCACTATGGGAGGCAAAGGCGCCTTTGTATCCACTCAAACCGCCGAATACAAGATCGACCCGTTTAAGGTAAACGTCCTAGACACTACAGGCGCAGGTGACGCATTCAATGGAGGCCTTGCAACGGCCCTTGCCGAAGGCATGGACATTCACGACGCGGTGCAGTTTGCAAATGCGACAGGTGCACTGTCTGTAACAAAGCTGGGGACTGCGCCTTCCATGCCTTATCGTAATGAGATCGATGAACTTCTCTTGAAAAAACAGGCCGAAAAAGGTGAATTACAATGAAAATCAATGAATACATCGACCACACGATTTTAAAACCGGAAGCGAGTGAGTCACAGATAATCAATCTATGCAAAGAGGCAAAGGAATACGCCTTCAAATCCGTTTGCGTAAACCCTTATTATGTTCCCCTTGTGAGCAGGGAACTAAAAAAGAGCAAGGTGAAGACTTGCGCGGTCATAGGTTTCCCATTGGGCGCCACCAGCAGCGAAATAAAATCTTTTGAAACCCATACACTCATCTTCTCGGGTGCTCAGGAAATAGACATGGTGATAAATATCGCGGCACTCAAGGACGGGCTTTACGATGTTGTGGAAGAGGAAATCTGGGCAGTAACTGCCGCTGCCAGAGATAAGGCAATAGTAAAGGTAATCATCGAGTGCTGCCTTCTGACCGACGAGGAAAAGGTGAAGGCATGCGAGCTGTCATT contains the following coding sequences:
- the deoC gene encoding deoxyribose-phosphate aldolase, encoding MKINEYIDHTILKPEASESQIINLCKEAKEYAFKSVCVNPYYVPLVSRELKKSKVKTCAVIGFPLGATSSEIKSFETHTLIFSGAQEIDMVINIAALKDGLYDVVEEEIWAVTAAARDKAIVKVIIECCLLTDEEKVKACELSLKAGAGFVKTSTGFSTSGATINDVKLMKSVVGDKAGVKASGGIRDYETAMAMITAGATRIGTSSGVEIMKQAKISKQNIL